In the Mya arenaria isolate MELC-2E11 chromosome 11, ASM2691426v1 genome, one interval contains:
- the LOC128207977 gene encoding serine/threonine-protein phosphatase 4 regulatory subunit 3A-like isoform X2 → MADTSTRRRVKLYMLNEDRQWDDRGTGHVSSAYVERLKGMSLLVRSETDGIKLEKDLGEEQGSLLLESRILPDTAYQKQQETLIVWSEGENYDLALSFQEKTGCDEIWEKICNVQGKDPSVEITQDIIEESEDERFEEMPEVAHPIDLPTCDLGKLAEISELFSSVLGSPVRREKLATAVEQDGYIRKLLDLFHMCEDLENIHGLHYLYDIVKSLFLLNKNVLFDIMFQEDTIFDIIGVLEFDPSHMTPVKHREFLQKSAKFKEVIPFSNQELVNKIHQTFRVQYIQDVILPTPSVFDENMMSSLTSFIYFNKVEIVSMVQDDEKFLLQLFASITSEKKDEDARRDLVLFLKEFCTFSQILQPQSKESFFKTLSGFGVLPAIEFILQQDDAKMKCAAIDIFSYVVDFSPSMVREFIVKEGQSQDDDDLLINLVIEQMINDPDPEMGGAVQLMGIIRLLIDPENMIAVLTKTEKTEFLSFFYKHSMHVLTAPLFAVTAEDKPSKDDFQTAQLLSLILELLSFCVEHHTYNIKNYIISKDLLRRVLVLLRSRHTFLLLCALRFMRKIIGLKEEFYNRYIIKGNLFKPVVEAFKVNGNKYNLLNSAMIELFEYVRLEGIKSLCNHIVETHMTDLEHVDYVNTFDSLKATYEQDRVKDKTAGFEGNAALSLRNNRFRRDPRAMDDDEEMWFDQDDDGDDGENIVPMSDVIRSSDMELSKLIAEPRRTAKEVDDLKDSPPRIINKTNSPINISLKSSQLTSPLNSPERPNSPTSPICQSPRTPTGSCPTPASSPVTTPSANNAIHGKRPGIGLVDYPDEDSDEEEEDETSENIGPSPKRQRIAT, encoded by the exons atGGCTGACACGAGTACCAGGCGGCGTGTGAAGTTGTACATGCTGAATGAAGATAGGCAATGGGATGACAGAGGCACCGGTCATGTGTCATCTGCATATGTGGAAAGATTGAAAGGAATGTCTCTCCTAGTTCGATCAGAGACTGATG GAATCAAGCTAGAGAAAGACTTGGGAGAAGAACAGG GATCATTGCTGCTTGAGTCCAGAATATTGCCAGACACTGCCTACCAAAAGCAACAG GAGACACTGATCGTGTGGTCGGAAGGAGAAAACTACGACCTAGCTCTCAGTTTCCAAGAAAAGACCGGATGTGATGAAATCTGGGAAAAAATCTGCAAT GTTCAAGGGAAGGACCCGTCTGTGGAGATTACCCAGGATATTATTGAGGAATCTGAAGATGAGCGGTTCGAAGAGATGCCAGAAGTTGCCCACCCCATCGATTTGCCAACATGTGATCTTGGCAAACTGGCCGAGATCTCTGAACTGTTCAGCAGTGTGCTGGGTTCGCCGGTGCGGAGAGAAAAACTCGCCACCGCTGTTGAACAGGATGGATACATTCGCAAACTTCTGGACCTCTTTCATATGTGCGAGGATTTAGAAAATATACATGGCCttcattatttatatgacaTAGTGAAAAGTTTGTTTCTGTTGAACAAAAATGTACTGTTTGATATAATGTTTCAAGAGGATACAATATTTGACATAATCGGTGTGCTAGAATTTGACCCATCACATATGACTCCTGTAAAACATAGGGAGTTTCTACAAAAGTCTGCCAAATTTAAGGAAGTGATACCATTCTCAAATCAGGAACTAGTGAATAAGATACATCAGACATTTCGAGTACAGTATATTCAAGATGTGATACTTCCCACCCCCTCTGTGTTTGATGAAAACATGATGTCTTCTCTCACCTCTTTTATCTACTTCAACAAAGTGGAAATTGTTAGTATGGTACAG GATGATGAGAAGTTCCTATTGCAGCTGTTTGCTAGCATCACATCTGAGAAGAAGGATGAAGATGCACGGAGGGACCTGGTCCTCTTCCTCAAGGAGTTCTGTACATTTTCACAGATCCTACAACCACAGAGCAAGGAGTCCTTCTTTAAG ACACTATCAGGGTTTGGCGTGTTACCGGCTATCGAGTTTATTCTGCAGCAAGATGATGCCAAGATGAAGTGCGCTGCTATCGATATATTCTCATATGTCGTAGATTTCAGTCCGTCCATGGTCCGAGAGTTCATTGTTAAAGAGGGCCAATCACAAGATGAT gatgACCTTCTAATCAACCTAGTCATTGAACAAATGATCAACGACCCTGATCCAGAAATGGGAGGGGCAGTACAGTTGATGGGCATCATACGTCTGTTGATTGACCCAGAGAACATGATCGCTGTCCTAACA AAAACAGAAAAGACTGAGTTCTTGAGTTTCTTCTACAAGCACAGTATGCACGTGTTGACGGCTCCTTTGTTTGCAGTTACAGCAGAGGATAAGCCAAGTAAAG ATGACTTTCAGACAGCTCAGTTACTGAGCCTGATTCTGGAATTGCTGTCATTCTGTGTGGAGCATCACACATACAATATCAAAAACTACATCATCAGCAAAGACCTTCTACGCCGAGTCCTTGTGCTTCTCAGGTCACGACACACATTCTTGTTGCTAT GTGCCTTACGATTTATGAGGAAAATAATTGGACTGAAAGAGGAATTCTACAATAGATATATAATCAAAGGGAACTTGTTTAAGCCGGTCGTTGAGGCATTTAAAGTCAATGGCAATAAATACAATCTTCTAAACTCTGCCATGATTGAGCTGTTTGAGTATGTTCGCCTG GAGGGCATAAAGTCATTATGCAACCACATAGTGGAGACACACATGACCGACCTAGAACACGTGGACTATGTGAACACATTTGACTCGCTCAAGGCCACGTACGAGCAGGACCGCGTGAAAGACAAGACGGCCGGCTTTGAGGG TAATGCAGCTCTATCACTGCGGAACAACCGATTTCGGCGTGACCCGCGTGCgatggatgatgatgaagaaatGTGGTTTGACCAGGAtgacgatggtgatgatggCGAGAACATTGTGCCAATGTCAGACGTTATCAGGAGCTCAGACATGGAGCTCAGTAAACTAATTGCTGAACCAAGACGAACAG CAAAAGAAGTGGATGACCTTAAAGACAGTCCACCTCGGATAATCAATAAGACCAATTCTCCGATCAACATATCCCTCAAGTCGAGCCAATTAACGAGCCCGCTCAACTCCCCTGAGCGCCCCAACAGCCCGACCAGTCCAATCTGCCAGTCCCCAAGAACTCCCACAGGCTCATGCCCCACGCCTGCTTCATCACCTGTCACTACCCCCTCAGCcaacaatgcaatacatggaaAACGG
- the LOC128207977 gene encoding serine/threonine-protein phosphatase 4 regulatory subunit 3A-like isoform X3 produces the protein MADTSTRRRVKLYMLNEDRQWDDRGTGHVSSAYVERLKGMSLLVRSETDGSLLLESRILPDTAYQKQQETLIVWSEGENYDLALSFQEKTGCDEIWEKICNVQGKDPSVEITQDIIEESEDERFEEMPEVAHPIDLPTCDLGKLAEISELFSSVLGSPVRREKLATAVEQDGYIRKLLDLFHMCEDLENIHGLHYLYDIVKSLFLLNKNVLFDIMFQEDTIFDIIGVLEFDPSHMTPVKHREFLQKSAKFKEVIPFSNQELVNKIHQTFRVQYIQDVILPTPSVFDENMMSSLTSFIYFNKVEIVSMVQDDEKFLLQLFASITSEKKDEDARRDLVLFLKEFCTFSQILQPQSKESFFKTLSGFGVLPAIEFILQQDDAKMKCAAIDIFSYVVDFSPSMVREFIVKEGQSQDDDDLLINLVIEQMINDPDPEMGGAVQLMGIIRLLIDPENMIAVLTKTEKTEFLSFFYKHSMHVLTAPLFAVTAEDKPSKDDFQTAQLLSLILELLSFCVEHHTYNIKNYIISKDLLRRVLVLLRSRHTFLLLCALRFMRKIIGLKEEFYNRYIIKGNLFKPVVEAFKVNGNKYNLLNSAMIELFEYVRLEGIKSLCNHIVETHMTDLEHVDYVNTFDSLKATYEQDRVKDKTAGFEGYVINAALSLRNNRFRRDPRAMDDDEEMWFDQDDDGDDGENIVPMSDVIRSSDMELSKLIAEPRRTAKEVDDLKDSPPRIINKTNSPINISLKSSQLTSPLNSPERPNSPTSPICQSPRTPTGSCPTPASSPVTTPSANNAIHGKRPGIGLVDYPDEDSDEEEEDETSENIGPSPKRQRIAT, from the exons atGGCTGACACGAGTACCAGGCGGCGTGTGAAGTTGTACATGCTGAATGAAGATAGGCAATGGGATGACAGAGGCACCGGTCATGTGTCATCTGCATATGTGGAAAGATTGAAAGGAATGTCTCTCCTAGTTCGATCAGAGACTGATG GATCATTGCTGCTTGAGTCCAGAATATTGCCAGACACTGCCTACCAAAAGCAACAG GAGACACTGATCGTGTGGTCGGAAGGAGAAAACTACGACCTAGCTCTCAGTTTCCAAGAAAAGACCGGATGTGATGAAATCTGGGAAAAAATCTGCAAT GTTCAAGGGAAGGACCCGTCTGTGGAGATTACCCAGGATATTATTGAGGAATCTGAAGATGAGCGGTTCGAAGAGATGCCAGAAGTTGCCCACCCCATCGATTTGCCAACATGTGATCTTGGCAAACTGGCCGAGATCTCTGAACTGTTCAGCAGTGTGCTGGGTTCGCCGGTGCGGAGAGAAAAACTCGCCACCGCTGTTGAACAGGATGGATACATTCGCAAACTTCTGGACCTCTTTCATATGTGCGAGGATTTAGAAAATATACATGGCCttcattatttatatgacaTAGTGAAAAGTTTGTTTCTGTTGAACAAAAATGTACTGTTTGATATAATGTTTCAAGAGGATACAATATTTGACATAATCGGTGTGCTAGAATTTGACCCATCACATATGACTCCTGTAAAACATAGGGAGTTTCTACAAAAGTCTGCCAAATTTAAGGAAGTGATACCATTCTCAAATCAGGAACTAGTGAATAAGATACATCAGACATTTCGAGTACAGTATATTCAAGATGTGATACTTCCCACCCCCTCTGTGTTTGATGAAAACATGATGTCTTCTCTCACCTCTTTTATCTACTTCAACAAAGTGGAAATTGTTAGTATGGTACAG GATGATGAGAAGTTCCTATTGCAGCTGTTTGCTAGCATCACATCTGAGAAGAAGGATGAAGATGCACGGAGGGACCTGGTCCTCTTCCTCAAGGAGTTCTGTACATTTTCACAGATCCTACAACCACAGAGCAAGGAGTCCTTCTTTAAG ACACTATCAGGGTTTGGCGTGTTACCGGCTATCGAGTTTATTCTGCAGCAAGATGATGCCAAGATGAAGTGCGCTGCTATCGATATATTCTCATATGTCGTAGATTTCAGTCCGTCCATGGTCCGAGAGTTCATTGTTAAAGAGGGCCAATCACAAGATGAT gatgACCTTCTAATCAACCTAGTCATTGAACAAATGATCAACGACCCTGATCCAGAAATGGGAGGGGCAGTACAGTTGATGGGCATCATACGTCTGTTGATTGACCCAGAGAACATGATCGCTGTCCTAACA AAAACAGAAAAGACTGAGTTCTTGAGTTTCTTCTACAAGCACAGTATGCACGTGTTGACGGCTCCTTTGTTTGCAGTTACAGCAGAGGATAAGCCAAGTAAAG ATGACTTTCAGACAGCTCAGTTACTGAGCCTGATTCTGGAATTGCTGTCATTCTGTGTGGAGCATCACACATACAATATCAAAAACTACATCATCAGCAAAGACCTTCTACGCCGAGTCCTTGTGCTTCTCAGGTCACGACACACATTCTTGTTGCTAT GTGCCTTACGATTTATGAGGAAAATAATTGGACTGAAAGAGGAATTCTACAATAGATATATAATCAAAGGGAACTTGTTTAAGCCGGTCGTTGAGGCATTTAAAGTCAATGGCAATAAATACAATCTTCTAAACTCTGCCATGATTGAGCTGTTTGAGTATGTTCGCCTG GAGGGCATAAAGTCATTATGCAACCACATAGTGGAGACACACATGACCGACCTAGAACACGTGGACTATGTGAACACATTTGACTCGCTCAAGGCCACGTACGAGCAGGACCGCGTGAAAGACAAGACGGCCGGCTTTGAGGGGTATGTCAT TAATGCAGCTCTATCACTGCGGAACAACCGATTTCGGCGTGACCCGCGTGCgatggatgatgatgaagaaatGTGGTTTGACCAGGAtgacgatggtgatgatggCGAGAACATTGTGCCAATGTCAGACGTTATCAGGAGCTCAGACATGGAGCTCAGTAAACTAATTGCTGAACCAAGACGAACAG CAAAAGAAGTGGATGACCTTAAAGACAGTCCACCTCGGATAATCAATAAGACCAATTCTCCGATCAACATATCCCTCAAGTCGAGCCAATTAACGAGCCCGCTCAACTCCCCTGAGCGCCCCAACAGCCCGACCAGTCCAATCTGCCAGTCCCCAAGAACTCCCACAGGCTCATGCCCCACGCCTGCTTCATCACCTGTCACTACCCCCTCAGCcaacaatgcaatacatggaaAACGG
- the LOC128207977 gene encoding serine/threonine-protein phosphatase 4 regulatory subunit 3A-like isoform X1 produces MADTSTRRRVKLYMLNEDRQWDDRGTGHVSSAYVERLKGMSLLVRSETDGIKLEKDLGEEQGSLLLESRILPDTAYQKQQETLIVWSEGENYDLALSFQEKTGCDEIWEKICNVQGKDPSVEITQDIIEESEDERFEEMPEVAHPIDLPTCDLGKLAEISELFSSVLGSPVRREKLATAVEQDGYIRKLLDLFHMCEDLENIHGLHYLYDIVKSLFLLNKNVLFDIMFQEDTIFDIIGVLEFDPSHMTPVKHREFLQKSAKFKEVIPFSNQELVNKIHQTFRVQYIQDVILPTPSVFDENMMSSLTSFIYFNKVEIVSMVQDDEKFLLQLFASITSEKKDEDARRDLVLFLKEFCTFSQILQPQSKESFFKTLSGFGVLPAIEFILQQDDAKMKCAAIDIFSYVVDFSPSMVREFIVKEGQSQDDDDLLINLVIEQMINDPDPEMGGAVQLMGIIRLLIDPENMIAVLTKTEKTEFLSFFYKHSMHVLTAPLFAVTAEDKPSKDDFQTAQLLSLILELLSFCVEHHTYNIKNYIISKDLLRRVLVLLRSRHTFLLLCALRFMRKIIGLKEEFYNRYIIKGNLFKPVVEAFKVNGNKYNLLNSAMIELFEYVRLEGIKSLCNHIVETHMTDLEHVDYVNTFDSLKATYEQDRVKDKTAGFEGYVINAALSLRNNRFRRDPRAMDDDEEMWFDQDDDGDDGENIVPMSDVIRSSDMELSKLIAEPRRTAKEVDDLKDSPPRIINKTNSPINISLKSSQLTSPLNSPERPNSPTSPICQSPRTPTGSCPTPASSPVTTPSANNAIHGKRPGIGLVDYPDEDSDEEEEDETSENIGPSPKRQRIAT; encoded by the exons atGGCTGACACGAGTACCAGGCGGCGTGTGAAGTTGTACATGCTGAATGAAGATAGGCAATGGGATGACAGAGGCACCGGTCATGTGTCATCTGCATATGTGGAAAGATTGAAAGGAATGTCTCTCCTAGTTCGATCAGAGACTGATG GAATCAAGCTAGAGAAAGACTTGGGAGAAGAACAGG GATCATTGCTGCTTGAGTCCAGAATATTGCCAGACACTGCCTACCAAAAGCAACAG GAGACACTGATCGTGTGGTCGGAAGGAGAAAACTACGACCTAGCTCTCAGTTTCCAAGAAAAGACCGGATGTGATGAAATCTGGGAAAAAATCTGCAAT GTTCAAGGGAAGGACCCGTCTGTGGAGATTACCCAGGATATTATTGAGGAATCTGAAGATGAGCGGTTCGAAGAGATGCCAGAAGTTGCCCACCCCATCGATTTGCCAACATGTGATCTTGGCAAACTGGCCGAGATCTCTGAACTGTTCAGCAGTGTGCTGGGTTCGCCGGTGCGGAGAGAAAAACTCGCCACCGCTGTTGAACAGGATGGATACATTCGCAAACTTCTGGACCTCTTTCATATGTGCGAGGATTTAGAAAATATACATGGCCttcattatttatatgacaTAGTGAAAAGTTTGTTTCTGTTGAACAAAAATGTACTGTTTGATATAATGTTTCAAGAGGATACAATATTTGACATAATCGGTGTGCTAGAATTTGACCCATCACATATGACTCCTGTAAAACATAGGGAGTTTCTACAAAAGTCTGCCAAATTTAAGGAAGTGATACCATTCTCAAATCAGGAACTAGTGAATAAGATACATCAGACATTTCGAGTACAGTATATTCAAGATGTGATACTTCCCACCCCCTCTGTGTTTGATGAAAACATGATGTCTTCTCTCACCTCTTTTATCTACTTCAACAAAGTGGAAATTGTTAGTATGGTACAG GATGATGAGAAGTTCCTATTGCAGCTGTTTGCTAGCATCACATCTGAGAAGAAGGATGAAGATGCACGGAGGGACCTGGTCCTCTTCCTCAAGGAGTTCTGTACATTTTCACAGATCCTACAACCACAGAGCAAGGAGTCCTTCTTTAAG ACACTATCAGGGTTTGGCGTGTTACCGGCTATCGAGTTTATTCTGCAGCAAGATGATGCCAAGATGAAGTGCGCTGCTATCGATATATTCTCATATGTCGTAGATTTCAGTCCGTCCATGGTCCGAGAGTTCATTGTTAAAGAGGGCCAATCACAAGATGAT gatgACCTTCTAATCAACCTAGTCATTGAACAAATGATCAACGACCCTGATCCAGAAATGGGAGGGGCAGTACAGTTGATGGGCATCATACGTCTGTTGATTGACCCAGAGAACATGATCGCTGTCCTAACA AAAACAGAAAAGACTGAGTTCTTGAGTTTCTTCTACAAGCACAGTATGCACGTGTTGACGGCTCCTTTGTTTGCAGTTACAGCAGAGGATAAGCCAAGTAAAG ATGACTTTCAGACAGCTCAGTTACTGAGCCTGATTCTGGAATTGCTGTCATTCTGTGTGGAGCATCACACATACAATATCAAAAACTACATCATCAGCAAAGACCTTCTACGCCGAGTCCTTGTGCTTCTCAGGTCACGACACACATTCTTGTTGCTAT GTGCCTTACGATTTATGAGGAAAATAATTGGACTGAAAGAGGAATTCTACAATAGATATATAATCAAAGGGAACTTGTTTAAGCCGGTCGTTGAGGCATTTAAAGTCAATGGCAATAAATACAATCTTCTAAACTCTGCCATGATTGAGCTGTTTGAGTATGTTCGCCTG GAGGGCATAAAGTCATTATGCAACCACATAGTGGAGACACACATGACCGACCTAGAACACGTGGACTATGTGAACACATTTGACTCGCTCAAGGCCACGTACGAGCAGGACCGCGTGAAAGACAAGACGGCCGGCTTTGAGGGGTATGTCAT TAATGCAGCTCTATCACTGCGGAACAACCGATTTCGGCGTGACCCGCGTGCgatggatgatgatgaagaaatGTGGTTTGACCAGGAtgacgatggtgatgatggCGAGAACATTGTGCCAATGTCAGACGTTATCAGGAGCTCAGACATGGAGCTCAGTAAACTAATTGCTGAACCAAGACGAACAG CAAAAGAAGTGGATGACCTTAAAGACAGTCCACCTCGGATAATCAATAAGACCAATTCTCCGATCAACATATCCCTCAAGTCGAGCCAATTAACGAGCCCGCTCAACTCCCCTGAGCGCCCCAACAGCCCGACCAGTCCAATCTGCCAGTCCCCAAGAACTCCCACAGGCTCATGCCCCACGCCTGCTTCATCACCTGTCACTACCCCCTCAGCcaacaatgcaatacatggaaAACGG
- the LOC128207977 gene encoding serine/threonine-protein phosphatase 4 regulatory subunit 3A-like isoform X4 — MADTSTRRRVKLYMLNEDRQWDDRGTGHVSSAYVERLKGMSLLVRSETDGSLLLESRILPDTAYQKQQETLIVWSEGENYDLALSFQEKTGCDEIWEKICNVQGKDPSVEITQDIIEESEDERFEEMPEVAHPIDLPTCDLGKLAEISELFSSVLGSPVRREKLATAVEQDGYIRKLLDLFHMCEDLENIHGLHYLYDIVKSLFLLNKNVLFDIMFQEDTIFDIIGVLEFDPSHMTPVKHREFLQKSAKFKEVIPFSNQELVNKIHQTFRVQYIQDVILPTPSVFDENMMSSLTSFIYFNKVEIVSMVQDDEKFLLQLFASITSEKKDEDARRDLVLFLKEFCTFSQILQPQSKESFFKTLSGFGVLPAIEFILQQDDAKMKCAAIDIFSYVVDFSPSMVREFIVKEGQSQDDDDLLINLVIEQMINDPDPEMGGAVQLMGIIRLLIDPENMIAVLTKTEKTEFLSFFYKHSMHVLTAPLFAVTAEDKPSKDDFQTAQLLSLILELLSFCVEHHTYNIKNYIISKDLLRRVLVLLRSRHTFLLLCALRFMRKIIGLKEEFYNRYIIKGNLFKPVVEAFKVNGNKYNLLNSAMIELFEYVRLEGIKSLCNHIVETHMTDLEHVDYVNTFDSLKATYEQDRVKDKTAGFEGNAALSLRNNRFRRDPRAMDDDEEMWFDQDDDGDDGENIVPMSDVIRSSDMELSKLIAEPRRTAKEVDDLKDSPPRIINKTNSPINISLKSSQLTSPLNSPERPNSPTSPICQSPRTPTGSCPTPASSPVTTPSANNAIHGKRPGIGLVDYPDEDSDEEEEDETSENIGPSPKRQRIAT, encoded by the exons atGGCTGACACGAGTACCAGGCGGCGTGTGAAGTTGTACATGCTGAATGAAGATAGGCAATGGGATGACAGAGGCACCGGTCATGTGTCATCTGCATATGTGGAAAGATTGAAAGGAATGTCTCTCCTAGTTCGATCAGAGACTGATG GATCATTGCTGCTTGAGTCCAGAATATTGCCAGACACTGCCTACCAAAAGCAACAG GAGACACTGATCGTGTGGTCGGAAGGAGAAAACTACGACCTAGCTCTCAGTTTCCAAGAAAAGACCGGATGTGATGAAATCTGGGAAAAAATCTGCAAT GTTCAAGGGAAGGACCCGTCTGTGGAGATTACCCAGGATATTATTGAGGAATCTGAAGATGAGCGGTTCGAAGAGATGCCAGAAGTTGCCCACCCCATCGATTTGCCAACATGTGATCTTGGCAAACTGGCCGAGATCTCTGAACTGTTCAGCAGTGTGCTGGGTTCGCCGGTGCGGAGAGAAAAACTCGCCACCGCTGTTGAACAGGATGGATACATTCGCAAACTTCTGGACCTCTTTCATATGTGCGAGGATTTAGAAAATATACATGGCCttcattatttatatgacaTAGTGAAAAGTTTGTTTCTGTTGAACAAAAATGTACTGTTTGATATAATGTTTCAAGAGGATACAATATTTGACATAATCGGTGTGCTAGAATTTGACCCATCACATATGACTCCTGTAAAACATAGGGAGTTTCTACAAAAGTCTGCCAAATTTAAGGAAGTGATACCATTCTCAAATCAGGAACTAGTGAATAAGATACATCAGACATTTCGAGTACAGTATATTCAAGATGTGATACTTCCCACCCCCTCTGTGTTTGATGAAAACATGATGTCTTCTCTCACCTCTTTTATCTACTTCAACAAAGTGGAAATTGTTAGTATGGTACAG GATGATGAGAAGTTCCTATTGCAGCTGTTTGCTAGCATCACATCTGAGAAGAAGGATGAAGATGCACGGAGGGACCTGGTCCTCTTCCTCAAGGAGTTCTGTACATTTTCACAGATCCTACAACCACAGAGCAAGGAGTCCTTCTTTAAG ACACTATCAGGGTTTGGCGTGTTACCGGCTATCGAGTTTATTCTGCAGCAAGATGATGCCAAGATGAAGTGCGCTGCTATCGATATATTCTCATATGTCGTAGATTTCAGTCCGTCCATGGTCCGAGAGTTCATTGTTAAAGAGGGCCAATCACAAGATGAT gatgACCTTCTAATCAACCTAGTCATTGAACAAATGATCAACGACCCTGATCCAGAAATGGGAGGGGCAGTACAGTTGATGGGCATCATACGTCTGTTGATTGACCCAGAGAACATGATCGCTGTCCTAACA AAAACAGAAAAGACTGAGTTCTTGAGTTTCTTCTACAAGCACAGTATGCACGTGTTGACGGCTCCTTTGTTTGCAGTTACAGCAGAGGATAAGCCAAGTAAAG ATGACTTTCAGACAGCTCAGTTACTGAGCCTGATTCTGGAATTGCTGTCATTCTGTGTGGAGCATCACACATACAATATCAAAAACTACATCATCAGCAAAGACCTTCTACGCCGAGTCCTTGTGCTTCTCAGGTCACGACACACATTCTTGTTGCTAT GTGCCTTACGATTTATGAGGAAAATAATTGGACTGAAAGAGGAATTCTACAATAGATATATAATCAAAGGGAACTTGTTTAAGCCGGTCGTTGAGGCATTTAAAGTCAATGGCAATAAATACAATCTTCTAAACTCTGCCATGATTGAGCTGTTTGAGTATGTTCGCCTG GAGGGCATAAAGTCATTATGCAACCACATAGTGGAGACACACATGACCGACCTAGAACACGTGGACTATGTGAACACATTTGACTCGCTCAAGGCCACGTACGAGCAGGACCGCGTGAAAGACAAGACGGCCGGCTTTGAGGG TAATGCAGCTCTATCACTGCGGAACAACCGATTTCGGCGTGACCCGCGTGCgatggatgatgatgaagaaatGTGGTTTGACCAGGAtgacgatggtgatgatggCGAGAACATTGTGCCAATGTCAGACGTTATCAGGAGCTCAGACATGGAGCTCAGTAAACTAATTGCTGAACCAAGACGAACAG CAAAAGAAGTGGATGACCTTAAAGACAGTCCACCTCGGATAATCAATAAGACCAATTCTCCGATCAACATATCCCTCAAGTCGAGCCAATTAACGAGCCCGCTCAACTCCCCTGAGCGCCCCAACAGCCCGACCAGTCCAATCTGCCAGTCCCCAAGAACTCCCACAGGCTCATGCCCCACGCCTGCTTCATCACCTGTCACTACCCCCTCAGCcaacaatgcaatacatggaaAACGG